A single genomic interval of Lentimicrobium saccharophilum harbors:
- a CDS encoding RluA family pseudouridine synthase — translation MPEAEDFFEEHDSPEFADDENVENELYEHHRIIADKGQGLLRIDKFLMIRIENASRNKIQQAAKAGNILVNGEPVRQNYRVKPLDVISVVMAHPPRDTEVLPEEIPLNIVYEDEHLLVINKDAGMVVHPGYANFEGTMLNALVWHMRSRPGAQTDAMPLLVHRIDKDTSGIILVAKTEEAQTRLARNFFDHTIRRTYQAIVWGTPREPEGTITGHVGRNLNNRLIMAVFPDGSHGKHAVTHYRVLRSFDYVSLIECRLETGRTHQIRAHLKYLGHPLFGDERYGGNQILKGTTSGSYRKFVENCFHICPRQALHAKSLGFNHPVTGKEMFFDSALPADMRAVLDRWERYLAGRGEQQIE, via the coding sequence ATGCCGGAAGCCGAAGATTTTTTTGAAGAACATGACTCTCCTGAATTTGCGGATGACGAGAATGTAGAGAACGAACTCTATGAACATCACCGCATCATAGCTGATAAAGGTCAGGGTTTGTTGCGGATTGACAAATTCCTGATGATCCGCATCGAAAATGCTTCCAGGAACAAGATTCAGCAGGCAGCCAAAGCCGGAAATATCCTGGTGAACGGTGAGCCCGTCAGGCAGAATTACAGGGTTAAGCCATTGGATGTCATCTCCGTGGTGATGGCTCATCCGCCCAGGGATACTGAAGTGCTTCCCGAAGAGATCCCCCTGAATATTGTATATGAAGATGAACATCTGCTGGTGATCAATAAGGATGCCGGAATGGTTGTTCATCCCGGTTACGCCAACTTCGAAGGAACCATGCTGAATGCCCTGGTCTGGCATATGCGCAGCCGGCCCGGCGCACAGACCGATGCAATGCCTTTACTGGTTCACCGCATCGATAAGGATACTTCAGGGATTATTCTGGTTGCTAAAACTGAAGAGGCCCAGACCCGCCTTGCCCGGAATTTTTTCGATCACACCATTCGCCGGACCTACCAGGCAATTGTATGGGGCACGCCCAGGGAACCCGAAGGGACAATTACAGGTCATGTAGGCCGTAATCTGAACAACCGGCTGATTATGGCCGTTTTTCCGGACGGCAGTCATGGCAAACACGCAGTCACCCATTACAGGGTGCTCCGAAGTTTCGATTATGTGAGCCTGATCGAATGCCGTCTCGAAACCGGCAGAACGCACCAGATCCGCGCCCATTTGAAATACCTTGGCCATCCGCTTTTCGGAGATGAACGTTATGGTGGTAACCAGATACTGAAGGGCACGACCTCCGGATCATACAGAAAGTTCGTGGAAAACTGCTTTCATATCTGTCCACGACAGGCGCTTCATGCAAAATCGCTTGGATTTAACCATCCGGTTACCGGGAAAGAGATGTTTTTTGACTCGGCGTTGCCTGCTGATATGCGCGCAGTGCTTGACCGCTGGGAACGCTATCTTGCCGGCCGGGGAGAGCAACAGATTGAGTAA
- a CDS encoding T9SS type A sorting domain-containing protein, translated as MVNRTIIRLLIILLIPLSSYSQEVITGLQINSRVKMESVDRDAGRTVVTPLLLPFFDDFSGRSVLPDPELWSDSDAFISDDYAMFPPTVGVATLDAIDHLGRLYSNASPYPFMADFLTSQPIRLDSVFSPVKRKITRADSVYFSFYYQPQGRGNAPARNDSLVLEFLAPGETQTIIFPVDTTINGIDTTVMDTVMLEGWRKVWSTSGQSLNTFYASDSLWFRQVMVPVLDSARFYTGDFRFRFRNYASLASGILPDWQSNGDQWNIDYVYLNIGRGIYDTLHRDVAFAAKAPNMLRNYTGMPYNQYRANFVNEMSDSLNIRITNLDGIDYNASYRYEVSRDYQEPFHYYTAGNFFVPPFITSGYVTHQPFARPPVNFVFPIGTQEKVTYTTTHIVNTEANLGRRQNDTIRNVQVFANFLSYDDGTAEAGYGLTPAGAQLAYKFRLNRADSLLAVQMYFNQTLTGGNVKSFYLNVWNDYFGEPGELIYSRFGYEPAYEDSLNQFYTYKLDSIIKIEPGRFPNLIFYVGWEQTTSDNLNLGYDWNNDASANTFYRTFGGWGQSLYAGALMIRPVLGKLKVVGIPETKQAEKLIIYPNPSADGRIVIELPDEVRSNGLTLTVTGTDGRMISQQAFSREPDLSMLPPGFYLLQLISDDHQVIGRGKLIINR; from the coding sequence ATGGTAAACCGAACGATTATACGGCTTTTGATTATTTTGCTGATTCCCTTATCTTCTTATTCACAGGAAGTGATTACCGGATTGCAGATCAATTCCAGGGTAAAAATGGAATCTGTTGACCGTGATGCCGGGCGTACAGTTGTTACTCCCTTATTGCTCCCCTTTTTTGATGATTTCAGCGGAAGGTCTGTTTTGCCGGATCCGGAACTGTGGTCAGATTCAGATGCCTTTATCAGTGACGATTATGCCATGTTCCCGCCAACTGTCGGAGTTGCCACCCTCGACGCCATTGATCATCTTGGCAGGCTATACAGCAATGCGAGCCCTTATCCGTTTATGGCCGATTTTTTAACATCACAGCCCATACGCCTCGATTCGGTTTTTTCACCGGTTAAACGCAAAATCACCCGGGCTGATTCTGTATACTTCAGCTTCTATTATCAGCCGCAGGGCAGGGGCAATGCTCCTGCCAGAAATGATTCACTGGTGCTGGAATTTCTTGCCCCCGGAGAGACCCAGACCATCATTTTTCCGGTGGATACTACCATCAACGGGATTGATACAACTGTGATGGATACGGTTATGCTGGAAGGATGGCGCAAGGTCTGGAGTACATCCGGACAATCGCTTAACACTTTTTATGCCAGCGACAGCCTGTGGTTTCGTCAGGTAATGGTTCCTGTTCTTGACAGCGCCAGGTTTTATACCGGTGATTTCCGTTTTCGGTTTCGAAACTATGCTAGTCTGGCCAGTGGTATCTTGCCTGATTGGCAAAGCAACGGTGATCAGTGGAACATCGATTATGTCTATCTGAATATAGGCCGGGGTATTTACGATACGCTGCATCGCGATGTAGCCTTTGCAGCCAAAGCACCGAATATGCTCCGGAATTATACTGGCATGCCCTACAACCAATACCGCGCCAATTTCGTAAATGAAATGAGCGACAGCCTGAACATCAGGATCACCAACCTCGACGGCATTGATTATAATGCATCTTACCGCTATGAGGTTTCCCGTGATTATCAGGAGCCTTTTCATTATTACACAGCCGGAAATTTCTTTGTCCCACCGTTCATTACCTCGGGTTATGTTACCCATCAGCCGTTTGCACGTCCGCCGGTAAATTTTGTATTCCCGATCGGCACTCAGGAGAAGGTTACTTATACAACCACGCATATTGTGAATACCGAGGCCAACCTGGGCCGGAGGCAGAATGACACCATCAGGAATGTTCAGGTTTTTGCAAATTTCCTCTCTTATGATGACGGCACTGCAGAAGCGGGCTATGGATTGACGCCCGCAGGCGCCCAGCTGGCTTATAAATTCAGGCTCAACAGGGCCGATTCGCTGCTCGCTGTGCAGATGTATTTCAACCAGACCCTTACCGGCGGTAATGTGAAAAGTTTCTATCTCAATGTCTGGAACGACTATTTCGGTGAGCCCGGGGAGCTGATATATTCGCGTTTCGGATATGAACCGGCATACGAAGACAGCCTGAACCAGTTTTATACCTATAAACTTGACAGTATCATCAAAATAGAGCCGGGCCGCTTTCCTAACCTGATCTTCTATGTGGGATGGGAACAGACAACCTCAGATAACCTGAACCTCGGTTACGATTGGAATAACGATGCTTCGGCGAATACCTTTTACCGCACCTTCGGAGGCTGGGGACAAAGCCTCTATGCAGGAGCCCTGATGATCAGGCCGGTGCTGGGAAAATTGAAAGTTGTCGGAATCCCGGAAACAAAGCAAGCGGAAAAATTGATTATTTACCCAAATCCTTCTGCGGATGGCAGAATAGTCATTGAATTGCCCGATGAAGTCAGGTCCAATGGTCTGACGCTCACAGTAACAGGAACTGACGGCAGAATGATCAGTCAGCAAGCCTTCTCCCGTGAGCCGGATTTATCGATGCTTCCTCCGGGCTTCTATCTGCTGCAGCTGATCAGCGATGACCATCAGGTAATCGGCCGGGGTAAACTGATCATCAACCGGTAA
- a CDS encoding PASTA domain-containing protein: MNFFEFIQTRVFVRHFILSVVLTILIVSLVLWALKWYTHHGESIAVPSLVGLTPDQISQLETISDFEVIIVDSVFDSKMPKGSVIIQDPLPGSNVKRHRKIYLTTVAVMPEKVSMPDLVDLSLRQATATLETYGLKLGNISYVPDIAANAVLGQYYRGSTIDPGFEILKGSVIELRVGQSVGGTRFQVPFLIGKTRQEALQLLKNKYLGPGEEVFEDNADPETARVYTQTPSYVRGLLLNAGQTVSLVFRDPDKFDFDAYLQTMGADTLEVVNDSIF; this comes from the coding sequence ATGAACTTTTTTGAATTTATTCAGACCCGTGTTTTTGTCAGGCATTTCATCTTATCGGTGGTACTGACAATTTTGATTGTAAGCCTGGTATTGTGGGCGCTGAAATGGTATACCCATCACGGGGAGTCCATAGCAGTGCCTTCGCTTGTCGGCTTAACGCCTGACCAGATCAGCCAGCTGGAAACCATCTCTGACTTTGAAGTAATCATTGTCGATTCGGTATTCGATTCTAAAATGCCAAAAGGATCGGTGATTATTCAGGATCCGTTGCCAGGCTCAAACGTCAAGCGCCACCGCAAGATTTACCTGACTACTGTTGCCGTGATGCCCGAAAAGGTGAGTATGCCCGACCTTGTCGACCTCTCACTTCGTCAGGCGACAGCCACACTCGAAACTTACGGCCTGAAGCTGGGTAATATCAGTTATGTTCCCGATATCGCCGCCAATGCAGTGCTCGGGCAATATTACCGGGGAAGTACCATTGATCCCGGATTTGAGATACTCAAGGGGTCGGTGATTGAGTTAAGGGTGGGGCAGAGCGTTGGAGGTACCCGTTTTCAGGTGCCGTTCCTGATCGGGAAGACCAGACAGGAAGCTTTACAACTGCTGAAGAACAAATACCTGGGTCCGGGGGAGGAGGTTTTTGAAGACAATGCAGATCCGGAAACCGCCAGGGTTTATACCCAGACGCCTTCCTATGTAAGGGGGCTTTTGCTGAACGCCGGGCAAACAGTAAGTCTTGTATTCAGGGACCCGGATAAGTTCGATTTTGATGCTTACCTTCAGACTATGGGTGCCGACACGCTGGAGGTGGTCAATGATTCAATCTTTTAA
- a CDS encoding D-alanine--D-alanine ligase, whose protein sequence is MKKNIALLTGGYSQEYEISVKSGKVIEQHIDKGLFRIFPLIIGKEQWIFRDSAGSEFPVNLNDFTIQLPEEKVKFDAAFIGIHGTPGEDGKLQGYLDMIGIPYNTCGRATSALTFNKFFCNEFVGRAGVNVANTVYLHKRDTSDPDAILSITGLPCFVKPNSNGSSVGISKVHSREELLPAIQLAFESDEEVLVQEFIPGVEITCGIYEKNGKPVVLPLTEIISHKEFFDFEAKYSGYSDEITPARLSDELAEECRHISLMLYRRLNCRGVVRFDYILTPDEIPGKRQFYFLEVNTIPGLSEASIVPQQAAHMGISLNRLFTDLLTETLERYR, encoded by the coding sequence ATGAAGAAAAACATCGCGCTGCTTACCGGCGGCTATTCACAGGAATATGAGATTTCCGTTAAAAGCGGCAAAGTAATTGAACAGCACATCGATAAGGGCCTGTTCAGGATATTCCCATTGATTATCGGAAAAGAACAATGGATATTCAGGGATTCAGCCGGATCTGAATTCCCGGTAAATCTGAACGATTTTACAATTCAACTGCCGGAAGAAAAAGTAAAGTTTGATGCTGCCTTCATCGGTATACACGGTACACCGGGAGAAGATGGCAAGCTGCAGGGTTACCTCGACATGATCGGCATACCCTACAACACTTGTGGCCGTGCCACTTCCGCATTGACTTTCAATAAATTTTTCTGTAATGAATTTGTGGGAAGGGCCGGCGTGAATGTTGCCAACACCGTTTACCTGCACAAACGCGATACGTCTGACCCGGACGCTATCCTCAGCATCACCGGTCTCCCTTGCTTTGTAAAGCCCAACAGCAACGGATCGAGCGTTGGCATTTCAAAGGTTCATTCCCGCGAAGAGCTGCTTCCGGCCATTCAGCTTGCCTTTGAATCGGATGAAGAAGTGCTGGTTCAGGAATTTATTCCCGGAGTGGAAATCACCTGCGGAATCTATGAAAAGAACGGCAAACCTGTTGTACTTCCGCTCACTGAAATCATCAGCCATAAAGAATTCTTCGACTTTGAAGCCAAGTACAGCGGATATTCAGATGAAATCACTCCGGCGCGTCTGAGTGATGAACTGGCTGAAGAATGCCGTCACATTTCACTGATGCTTTACCGCCGGCTCAACTGCCGGGGTGTCGTACGCTTCGATTACATCCTTACCCCTGATGAAATTCCAGGCAAAAGGCAGTTCTATTTCCTTGAGGTGAATACCATACCCGGCCTTTCCGAAGCCAGCATCGTTCCTCAACAGGCTGCCCACATGGGAATCAGTCTTAACCGGCTGTTTACCGATCTGCTTACGGAAACCCTGGAAAGATACCGGTAA
- a CDS encoding sensor histidine kinase: MTSAPALTDQTHYAGEFSGIFPMQLSGERLSGDKAMEGSYGIDFILLPLKQSNPRRMTGEILKKPLLRVSLFVLLSIPLRLMLDLSFGMIYRFYEVIRPWQEYLGAALLTVAIPELVFLLKHRINRHIPWEKSPTRRLALECLIIGFTGLVAIVSLRIIVNLLLLKPAFIKFSDEAFTAIYYLFFLVLLPAFLEFAVFLLNRWRIGLAEVERFRKENAEFRFEALRAQINPHFLFNSLNTLSSLIYEDREKAAHFIRHLSDVYRYVLENRNRETITLGEELTFIKAFVYLYQLRFDNKLIISLKIEDALMHRLIAPMTLQLLIENAVKHNIVSAKRPLNIDIFAENNLYLNVRNNLQKKQADEASTAMGLKNIVSRYGFLTPHPVEINESDTEFIVKVPLI, translated from the coding sequence ATGACCTCTGCACCAGCACTTACGGATCAAACGCATTATGCCGGAGAATTTTCCGGCATTTTTCCAATGCAGTTGTCTGGTGAAAGACTTTCAGGCGATAAGGCGATGGAAGGCAGTTATGGCATTGATTTCATTTTACTACCTTTGAAGCAATCAAATCCCAGGCGGATGACCGGAGAAATTTTAAAAAAACCACTTCTCAGAGTATCTCTATTCGTTCTCCTGAGCATACCTCTCCGCCTGATGCTCGATCTGTCATTCGGAATGATTTATCGTTTTTACGAAGTGATCAGGCCATGGCAGGAATACCTCGGCGCCGCACTGCTGACGGTTGCCATTCCGGAATTGGTGTTTTTACTGAAACACAGAATTAACAGGCATATCCCGTGGGAAAAAAGCCCTACGCGACGGCTGGCACTTGAATGCCTGATCATCGGCTTTACCGGACTTGTTGCCATTGTTTCCCTGCGCATCATTGTAAACTTGCTTTTGCTGAAACCAGCCTTTATCAAATTCTCCGACGAGGCCTTCACGGCAATCTATTATCTCTTCTTCCTGGTTCTGCTGCCGGCATTTCTCGAATTCGCCGTATTCCTGCTTAACCGCTGGAGAATCGGATTGGCCGAGGTTGAACGGTTCAGAAAAGAGAATGCCGAGTTCCGGTTTGAAGCCCTCAGGGCCCAGATTAATCCGCATTTTCTGTTCAACAGCCTGAACACCCTTTCATCACTGATCTATGAGGACCGCGAAAAAGCAGCTCACTTTATCAGGCACCTGTCAGATGTGTACCGTTATGTGCTCGAAAACAGAAACCGTGAAACCATCACGCTGGGAGAAGAACTCACCTTTATCAAAGCCTTTGTTTACCTTTATCAGCTCAGGTTCGACAACAAACTGATCATTTCCCTGAAGATAGAGGATGCGCTGATGCATCGGCTGATTGCCCCCATGACCCTGCAATTACTGATTGAAAATGCCGTTAAACACAATATTGTTTCGGCCAAAAGACCTTTAAACATTGATATTTTCGCAGAAAACAACCTTTATCTGAACGTCCGCAATAACCTCCAGAAGAAACAGGCTGATGAAGCCTCAACAGCCATGGGCCTGAAGAATATCGTGAGCAGGTACGGATTTCTTACCCCTCATCCCGTTGAAATCAATGAATCAGATACTGAGTTTATTGTAAAAGTCCCGTTAATCTGA
- a CDS encoding LytR/AlgR family response regulator transcription factor, protein MKVLIVEDEPFAQQELKRLLSGTGRDISITGCTDSIEDTLEWLRNNNLPDLIFLDIQLSDGLSFEIFKQEKILCPVIFTTAYDEYSIQAFKVNSIDYLLKPIKPEELKAALDKLDAVRKSYNPENPLPFDLARLEQLLSPASKEYKSRFIARLGDQIKHIGIEDVAWFYAEDNVVFLITKSNNRFIIDYTLDQAIRLLDPGRFFRLNRSFIAQIDSIGKVSRYFNGRLVIEMKPAAPEPVYISRARAQEFISWLDR, encoded by the coding sequence ATGAAAGTGCTGATTGTTGAAGACGAACCATTTGCCCAGCAGGAACTGAAAAGGTTGCTGTCGGGAACCGGCCGCGACATCAGTATAACCGGCTGCACCGATTCAATTGAAGACACCCTGGAGTGGCTCAGGAACAACAACCTGCCCGACCTCATTTTCCTCGACATACAGTTGTCGGATGGATTGAGTTTCGAGATATTCAAACAGGAGAAAATCCTTTGTCCGGTAATATTTACCACAGCCTATGATGAATACTCCATCCAGGCTTTTAAGGTAAACAGCATCGACTATCTGCTTAAACCAATCAAACCGGAAGAACTTAAGGCAGCCCTCGACAAGCTGGATGCAGTCAGAAAGTCCTATAATCCGGAGAATCCTTTGCCATTCGACCTCGCCCGGCTTGAGCAATTGCTCAGCCCGGCTTCAAAGGAATATAAATCAAGGTTTATCGCACGCCTCGGCGATCAGATCAAACACATCGGTATTGAAGATGTTGCATGGTTTTATGCCGAGGACAATGTGGTATTTCTGATCACAAAAAGCAACAACCGGTTTATCATAGATTACACCCTTGATCAGGCAATCAGACTGCTTGATCCCGGCCGGTTTTTCCGGCTGAACCGCAGTTTTATCGCCCAAATCGACAGTATAGGCAAGGTGAGCCGGTATTTCAACGGAAGGCTGGTGATTGAAATGAAGCCCGCCGCCCCTGAACCTGTTTATATCAGCAGGGCAAGGGCACAGGAATTTATCAGCTGGCTCGACCGCTAA
- a CDS encoding glycogen-binding domain-containing protein — protein MRITRKYSTIIRMAMIGFHVILFTSCYRQEIVLDRLPANTPSGAEIYVAGNFNNWDPGDQRFRMERRANGIYSITLPRGVGKLEYKFTRGDWTTAEKNECGYDTPNRSLRYGEHKTVLNTVYCWGDTEPMNCIQKTLVISELPENTPDAPVIYLASTFNGWNPGDFEFIMQKNDQGQYYITLDKQAECMDYKFTLGNWESVETNPSGNDISNRRLCFDNQDTTYVAIKAWRSTRVKTIRKVTLVISSLPKETLPGDPVYAAGSFNNWNPGNKWHAFKTDDSGRRYLTLASEDESITFKITRGNWRSVETTLSGKDIADRSFIMGHGDTLYLKVDRWKDR, from the coding sequence ATGAGAATAACCAGAAAATACTCAACCATAATCAGGATGGCAATGATCGGATTTCACGTCATCCTGTTTACTTCCTGTTATCGTCAGGAAATTGTGCTGGACCGTTTGCCGGCCAATACCCCTTCCGGGGCGGAAATTTATGTTGCCGGTAATTTCAACAACTGGGATCCCGGCGACCAGCGGTTCAGGATGGAAAGGAGAGCCAACGGTATTTATTCCATTACACTTCCCCGGGGAGTCGGTAAGCTGGAGTACAAATTCACCCGTGGTGACTGGACCACCGCTGAAAAGAACGAATGCGGCTACGACACCCCAAACCGCAGCCTGCGGTATGGTGAGCATAAAACGGTTCTGAATACGGTTTACTGCTGGGGAGACACAGAGCCAATGAATTGCATTCAGAAAACATTGGTGATTAGCGAATTACCTGAAAACACACCCGATGCCCCCGTAATTTATCTGGCTTCCACCTTCAATGGCTGGAATCCGGGAGATTTTGAGTTTATCATGCAAAAAAACGACCAGGGGCAATATTACATCACCCTTGACAAACAGGCCGAATGCATGGACTATAAATTCACGCTCGGCAACTGGGAATCCGTTGAAACAAACCCCTCGGGCAACGACATCTCCAACCGCCGTCTTTGTTTTGATAATCAGGATACTACGTATGTTGCCATCAAAGCCTGGCGCAGCACCCGGGTAAAAACCATCAGAAAAGTCACCCTGGTAATCAGCAGTCTGCCCAAAGAAACACTTCCCGGAGACCCCGTTTATGCTGCAGGCAGTTTCAACAACTGGAACCCCGGCAATAAATGGCACGCCTTTAAAACCGATGATTCAGGCAGGCGTTATCTTACCCTCGCATCTGAAGATGAAAGCATTACCTTTAAAATCACCCGGGGAAACTGGAGAAGTGTTGAAACCACCCTTTCCGGGAAAGATATCGCTGACCGCAGTTTCATTATGGGTCATGGTGATACGCTTTATCTGAAGGTCGACCGTTGGAAAGACAGATAA
- a CDS encoding DUF116 domain-containing protein, which produces MLTDNPYALYSDHENPDQYYTDLEAFAEKTIIKLSEYLGRVTEEFMSHNALTSLNVPASREEYLFEALLIGSFWNIYGGYASATHDSTLDIMKQLAGLRRVKGITVITADKTRGLLGIKLMKSPEHRDDFLIPGVNGFEKLIQWMEATGEFQREALRFRDWLAFFKHEDETYTFISICLMKNAAKRFSAESESAMGIYTRGVSSFNKQFHEKYQLREDAISVLRDRSEYHLGMLGAYIINKATRNEFLKTKEKVLLVPGCLKSCPQSGCKSIKDEKGEICTGCNACCRINQLRQLGEKHKFDLLILSHSSDLSAWAARPGEEQQVGVVGVACLTTLLAGGFELKKHGIAAQCIALDHSGCSHWKDNPQSTSVNINEILRRIIENKPPSGIVNENKGTRAGNPVAA; this is translated from the coding sequence ATGTTGACCGACAATCCTTACGCTCTTTACAGCGATCATGAAAATCCGGACCAGTACTATACCGATCTGGAGGCATTCGCCGAAAAAACCATCATTAAGCTTTCGGAGTACCTTGGCAGGGTGACCGAAGAATTCATGAGTCATAATGCGCTGACCAGTCTGAACGTGCCCGCTTCGCGCGAAGAATATCTGTTTGAAGCCCTGCTGATCGGCTCCTTCTGGAATATCTATGGTGGCTATGCCAGTGCAACCCACGATTCGACCCTTGACATAATGAAACAGCTTGCCGGACTGCGCCGGGTAAAGGGGATTACAGTCATAACCGCCGATAAAACAAGAGGCTTGCTGGGCATAAAACTGATGAAGAGTCCTGAACACCGCGATGATTTTCTGATTCCCGGAGTTAACGGATTCGAAAAGCTGATTCAATGGATGGAAGCCACTGGTGAATTCCAGCGTGAAGCACTCCGTTTCAGGGATTGGCTGGCCTTTTTTAAACATGAGGACGAAACCTACACATTTATATCCATTTGCCTGATGAAAAATGCGGCAAAGCGTTTCAGCGCTGAAAGCGAATCGGCAATGGGCATTTACACCAGAGGCGTAAGCAGTTTCAACAAGCAATTTCATGAAAAATACCAGCTTCGCGAAGATGCCATCTCTGTGCTCAGGGACAGATCGGAATACCATCTGGGAATGCTGGGCGCATATATAATCAATAAGGCAACAAGAAATGAATTTCTCAAAACAAAAGAAAAGGTGTTGCTGGTTCCGGGCTGCCTGAAAAGTTGCCCGCAATCCGGGTGCAAATCAATAAAGGATGAGAAAGGAGAAATTTGCACTGGCTGCAATGCGTGTTGCAGGATAAATCAACTGAGGCAGCTTGGCGAAAAACACAAATTTGACCTGCTTATTCTCAGTCACTCTTCCGACTTATCGGCCTGGGCCGCCCGCCCCGGCGAAGAACAGCAAGTTGGTGTAGTGGGCGTCGCCTGCCTTACCACTCTATTAGCCGGCGGTTTTGAACTCAAAAAGCACGGCATTGCAGCGCAATGCATCGCGCTCGATCACTCCGGCTGCAGTCACTGGAAGGATAATCCTCAAAGCACCAGTGTGAACATCAATGAAATACTTCGCCGAATCATTGAAAATAAACCACCTTCCGGCATCGTGAACGAAAACAAAGGGACAAGGGCCGGGAATCCCGTTGCTGCATGA
- a CDS encoding phytoene desaturase family protein encodes MAKKVIIIGAGISGMSAGCYLQMNGFETEIFELHNQPGGLCTSWDRKGYHIDGCIHWLVGSRPGSGFYDAWNELIDMEKLEIYDHEVFFRFEDGKGNYINFYNNIDKLETELLEKAPEDKAVISDYIGAARKFSKLKMPLGKPRELYTLADGLSALVHFGPYLPLLNKWSKVSIASFAGRCKNPLLKKTLGNLFVPEMSVVFVMITTAWMHNKIAGYPVGGSLHFSRLIEKKYHELGGKIHYNSRIRKILTRKSDGKKLAHGVMNESAETFNADYVISAADGYNTLFEMLEGQFTDPNTRKFYEKELTFPSYFQLSLGINRVLETEASSLIFPLSAPVELEPGNIIRDISLRVHSFDPTLAPAGKTLLTAMITSNGEAYWSDLRMNDFRKYKAEKERITRELTEAMEVRLGPLALHLEMSDLSTPATVVRYTNNWKGSFEGWIMTPRLGLFRQLPMTLPGLEKFYMAGQWTAPGGGLPTALMCGRGVAQLICRKSGQKFTNRPVSV; translated from the coding sequence ATGGCAAAAAAAGTAATCATCATAGGTGCGGGGATCAGCGGAATGTCTGCCGGTTGTTACCTGCAGATGAACGGTTTCGAAACCGAGATCTTTGAACTCCACAACCAGCCCGGCGGCCTTTGTACCAGTTGGGACAGGAAAGGATATCATATTGACGGCTGCATCCACTGGCTGGTCGGATCACGTCCGGGTTCCGGATTCTACGACGCATGGAATGAACTGATCGATATGGAGAAACTTGAAATTTATGACCATGAGGTCTTTTTCCGCTTCGAAGATGGCAAAGGGAACTATATAAATTTCTACAACAATATTGACAAGCTTGAAACCGAACTGCTGGAAAAAGCTCCGGAGGACAAGGCGGTGATCAGTGATTATATCGGTGCAGCGCGAAAGTTCAGCAAACTGAAGATGCCATTGGGAAAACCACGTGAACTTTATACGCTTGCCGATGGATTAAGCGCACTGGTTCATTTTGGTCCCTATTTGCCCCTGCTGAATAAATGGTCAAAAGTTTCCATAGCATCTTTTGCCGGAAGATGTAAAAACCCCTTGCTTAAAAAGACATTAGGGAATCTCTTTGTACCGGAAATGAGCGTTGTGTTCGTAATGATAACTACAGCCTGGATGCATAACAAGATTGCAGGATACCCGGTAGGCGGGTCTTTGCATTTTTCGCGCCTTATAGAGAAAAAGTACCATGAGCTGGGTGGTAAGATTCACTACAACAGCCGGATCAGAAAAATTCTTACAAGGAAAAGTGACGGAAAAAAACTGGCTCACGGAGTGATGAATGAAAGCGCTGAAACCTTCAATGCAGATTATGTAATCTCTGCTGCCGACGGGTACAATACGCTTTTCGAAATGCTGGAAGGTCAATTTACTGACCCAAATACCAGGAAGTTCTATGAGAAGGAACTTACATTTCCTTCTTATTTTCAGCTTTCCCTGGGCATTAACCGGGTATTGGAAACCGAAGCGTCAAGCCTGATCTTCCCGCTGAGCGCCCCCGTTGAACTGGAGCCGGGAAACATCATCAGAGATATTTCCTTAAGGGTACACAGTTTCGATCCCACCCTTGCCCCTGCCGGGAAAACTCTGCTTACAGCAATGATCACTTCAAACGGTGAAGCTTACTGGAGTGATTTGCGGATGAACGACTTCAGAAAATACAAAGCGGAGAAAGAACGCATAACCCGTGAATTGACCGAGGCCATGGAAGTGAGGCTTGGCCCACTGGCGCTGCATCTTGAGATGAGCGACCTGTCAACGCCGGCCACCGTAGTCAGGTACACCAATAACTGGAAAGGAAGCTTCGAAGGTTGGATTATGACACCCAGGCTGGGATTATTCAGGCAGTTGCCAATGACCTTACCGGGACTGGAAAAATTCTATATGGCCGGTCAATGGACAGCACCGGGAGGCGGACTCCCTACCGCGCTGATGTGCGGAAGAGGCGTTGCGCAACTGATATGCCGCAAAAGCGGACAGAAATTCACGAACAGACCGGTCAGCGTTTAA